From a single Streptomyces misionensis genomic region:
- the smpB gene encoding SsrA-binding protein SmpB: protein MYVPKESQPKQGGGAGKARDGEKGGKRKIVAQNKKARHDYAIIDTYEAGLVLTGTEVKSLREGRTSLTDGFVQIDRGEAWLHNAHIPEYHQGSWTNHSARRKRKLLLHREEIDKLESKAQETGHTIVPLAVYFRDGRAKAEIALARGKKEYDKRQALREKQDRRESDRAIAAAKRRQRGV, encoded by the coding sequence ATGTACGTACCCAAGGAGTCCCAGCCCAAGCAGGGCGGCGGGGCGGGCAAGGCCCGGGACGGCGAGAAGGGCGGCAAGCGCAAGATCGTCGCCCAGAACAAGAAGGCCCGGCACGACTACGCGATCATCGACACCTACGAGGCCGGGCTCGTGCTCACCGGCACCGAGGTCAAGTCGCTGCGCGAGGGCCGGACCTCGCTGACCGACGGCTTCGTCCAGATCGACCGGGGCGAGGCATGGCTGCACAACGCCCACATCCCCGAGTACCACCAGGGCAGCTGGACCAACCACTCCGCGCGCCGCAAGCGCAAGCTGCTGCTGCACCGCGAGGAGATCGACAAGCTGGAGTCCAAGGCCCAGGAGACGGGGCACACCATCGTGCCGCTCGCCGTGTACTTCCGGGACGGCCGCGCGAAGGCCGAGATCGCGCTCGCCCGGGGCAAGAAGGAGTACGACAAGCGGCAGGCTCTGCGGGAGAAGCAGGACCGACGCGAGTCGGACCGCGCCATCGCGGCGGCGAAGCGGAGGCAGCGCGGCGTGTAG
- a CDS encoding class I SAM-dependent methyltransferase, translating to MTKSAAPEDFLRAFHAERPAVTAEAFGSGRAPDGRSSYQLLCDQVAGDRRVLDLGCGDGLLLELLARDEGRRLAGVDLSPESLAAARRRPALAGVRLAVGRAQQLPFADAGFDACVSHLALMLMNDIEQVASEIARVLAPGGLLACAVGGGPVGGEAFERFGRLLRRAVDEAPASSRIPSLGDRRTRSRAGLDEILRPAGFGPVRWRSVPIDLGGPVARVWDSVSGFYELGPLDTATVARLREDFFADVADLTTPEGTVPCGFTVHLAAARLR from the coding sequence ATGACGAAGAGCGCCGCGCCGGAGGACTTCCTCCGCGCCTTTCACGCCGAGCGTCCCGCCGTGACCGCCGAGGCCTTCGGGTCCGGGCGGGCGCCCGACGGGAGGTCCAGTTACCAGCTCCTGTGCGACCAGGTCGCCGGGGACCGGCGCGTGCTGGATCTCGGGTGCGGGGACGGGCTGTTGCTCGAACTGCTGGCCCGCGACGAGGGGCGGCGGCTCGCCGGGGTGGACCTGTCGCCGGAGTCCCTGGCGGCCGCCCGGCGCCGGCCCGCGCTGGCCGGGGTCCGGCTGGCCGTCGGGCGGGCGCAGCAACTGCCGTTCGCGGACGCCGGGTTCGACGCCTGTGTGTCGCACCTCGCGCTGATGCTCATGAACGACATCGAGCAGGTCGCCTCGGAGATCGCGCGGGTGCTCGCGCCGGGCGGGCTGCTGGCCTGTGCGGTCGGCGGCGGGCCCGTCGGCGGGGAGGCGTTCGAGCGGTTCGGACGGCTGCTGAGGCGCGCGGTCGACGAGGCACCCGCCTCCTCGCGCATCCCGTCCCTCGGGGACCGGCGCACGCGCAGCCGAGCGGGGCTGGACGAGATCCTGCGGCCCGCGGGCTTCGGTCCCGTGCGGTGGCGGAGCGTGCCCATCGATCTCGGCGGCCCCGTGGCCCGGGTCTGGGACTCCGTCTCCGGGTTCTACGAGCTGGGACCGCTCGACACGGCGACCGTCGCACGACTCCGGGAGGACTTCTTCGCCGACGTCGCGGACCTGACGACCCCCGAGGGCACCGTGCCCTGCGGCTTCACGGTGCATCTCGCCGCGGCCCGGCTGCGGTAG
- a CDS encoding NAD-dependent malic enzyme — MATAPSVSYSMTIRLEVPASGTAVSQLTNAVESSGGSVTGLDVTASGHEKLRIDVTIAATSTAHAEEIVEKLRGIEGVTLGKVSDRTFLMHLGGKIEMQSKHPIRNRDDLSMVYTPGVARVCMAIAENPEDARRLTIKRNSVAVVTDGSAVLGLGNIGPKAALPVMEGKAALFKRFAGIDAWPICLDTQDTDAIVEIVKAIAPGFAGINLEDISAPRCFEIEARLREALDIPVFHDDQHGTAIVVLASLTNALRVTDKAIENIRVVMSGAGAAGTAILKLLLAAGVKNAVVADIHGVVHAGREDLVDAPADSPLRWIADNTNPEGLTGTLKEAVRGADVFIGVSAPNVLDGDDVAAMADGAIVFALANPDPEVDPAIARQTAAVVATGRSDFPNQINNVLVFPGVFRGLLDAQSRTVNTEMMLAAAKALADVVSEDELNPNYIIPSVFNDRVAGAVAGAVREAAKAVGATA, encoded by the coding sequence ATGGCAACGGCGCCCAGCGTCTCCTACTCGATGACCATCCGGCTGGAGGTGCCCGCGAGCGGAACCGCCGTCTCGCAGCTCACCAACGCCGTGGAGTCCTCCGGAGGCTCGGTGACCGGCCTCGACGTCACCGCGTCCGGCCACGAGAAGCTCCGTATCGACGTCACCATCGCGGCCACCTCCACGGCCCACGCCGAGGAGATCGTCGAGAAGCTGCGCGGCATCGAGGGCGTCACCCTCGGCAAGGTCTCCGACCGTACGTTCCTGATGCACCTCGGCGGCAAGATCGAGATGCAGTCCAAGCACCCCATCCGCAACCGTGACGACCTCTCCATGGTCTACACGCCGGGCGTGGCCCGCGTCTGCATGGCCATCGCCGAGAACCCCGAGGACGCCCGCCGCCTCACCATCAAGCGCAACTCCGTTGCGGTCGTGACGGACGGCTCCGCCGTGCTCGGCCTCGGCAACATCGGCCCCAAGGCCGCGCTGCCCGTCATGGAGGGCAAGGCGGCCCTCTTCAAGCGCTTCGCCGGCATCGACGCCTGGCCGATCTGCCTGGACACCCAGGACACCGACGCCATCGTGGAGATCGTCAAGGCGATCGCCCCCGGCTTCGCCGGCATCAACCTGGAGGACATCTCCGCGCCGCGCTGCTTCGAGATCGAGGCCCGGCTGCGCGAGGCCCTGGACATCCCCGTCTTCCACGACGACCAGCACGGCACCGCCATCGTGGTGCTCGCCTCCCTCACCAACGCGCTGCGCGTCACCGACAAGGCGATCGAGAACATCCGGGTCGTCATGTCCGGCGCCGGCGCCGCCGGTACCGCCATCCTCAAGCTGCTGCTCGCGGCGGGCGTCAAGAACGCCGTCGTCGCCGACATCCACGGCGTGGTGCACGCCGGCCGCGAGGACCTGGTGGACGCCCCGGCCGACTCCCCGCTGCGCTGGATCGCCGACAACACCAACCCGGAGGGCCTCACCGGCACCCTGAAGGAGGCCGTGCGCGGCGCGGACGTCTTCATCGGCGTCTCCGCCCCGAACGTCCTGGACGGCGACGACGTGGCCGCCATGGCGGACGGCGCGATCGTGTTCGCGCTCGCGAACCCGGACCCCGAGGTCGACCCGGCGATCGCCCGCCAGACGGCCGCCGTGGTGGCCACCGGCCGCTCCGACTTCCCCAACCAGATCAACAACGTGCTGGTCTTCCCGGGTGTCTTCCGTGGCCTGCTGGACGCGCAGTCCCGTACCGTCAACACTGAGATGATGCTCGCCGCCGCGAAGGCCCTCGCCGACGTGGTCAGCGAGGACGAGCTGAACCCGAA
- a CDS encoding S41 family peptidase: MSGRDPLCPTFRARQGAALTLVFAGVLVAGAVTGAFPDPDHTARRTTAEPVGAALHEDVREAAARAMADGTSPMEAAERAVSRSGDRWGAVYSEGEYQEFQDSLDGRYTGVGLSAAREQDGRIEVTGVQPGSPAAAAGIRTGDRLRSVDGARADGLPVTEVVSLLRGDADDAPAGTTVTLGLQRGGRTWTETLHRATLSTDSVTVTRPSGRLTVIRVAAFTRGTGAEVREALRAAPAGDGIALDLRGNSGGLVTEAVAAASAFLDGGLVATYDVDGAQRALHAAPGGDTVRPLVVLVDGGTMSAAELLTGALQDRGRAVVIGSRTFGKGSVQMPTNLPDGSVAELTVGHYRTPSGHAVDGRGITPDLEAGDSVLRRAETVLAGLGDAD; the protein is encoded by the coding sequence ATGTCCGGCCGCGACCCGCTCTGTCCGACCTTCCGAGCCCGCCAAGGGGCCGCGCTGACCTTGGTCTTCGCCGGAGTACTCGTCGCCGGGGCGGTCACCGGGGCCTTCCCGGACCCCGACCACACGGCGCGCCGCACCACCGCCGAGCCGGTGGGCGCCGCGCTCCACGAGGACGTGCGGGAGGCCGCCGCGCGGGCCATGGCCGACGGCACGTCCCCGATGGAGGCCGCCGAACGGGCCGTCAGCCGCAGCGGGGACCGCTGGGGCGCCGTCTACTCCGAGGGCGAGTACCAGGAGTTCCAGGACTCCCTCGACGGCCGCTACACCGGCGTCGGCCTCTCCGCGGCGCGCGAGCAGGACGGCCGGATCGAGGTGACCGGCGTCCAGCCCGGCTCGCCCGCCGCCGCGGCCGGCATCCGCACCGGCGACCGGCTGCGCAGCGTCGACGGCGCCAGGGCCGACGGCCTGCCGGTCACCGAGGTGGTCTCCCTGCTGCGCGGCGACGCCGACGACGCGCCCGCCGGGACGACCGTCACCCTCGGCCTCCAGCGCGGCGGCCGCACCTGGACCGAGACCCTGCACCGGGCCACGCTGTCCACCGACTCCGTGACCGTGACCCGGCCGTCCGGCCGGCTCACGGTGATCCGGGTCGCCGCCTTCACCCGGGGCACGGGCGCCGAGGTCCGCGAGGCACTGCGCGCCGCCCCGGCCGGCGACGGGATCGCCCTGGACCTGCGCGGCAACTCCGGCGGCCTGGTCACCGAGGCCGTGGCCGCCGCCTCCGCCTTCCTCGACGGCGGCCTGGTGGCCACCTACGACGTCGACGGCGCCCAGCGCGCCCTGCACGCCGCGCCCGGCGGGGACACCGTCCGGCCGCTGGTCGTCCTGGTCGACGGCGGCACCATGAGCGCGGCCGAACTGCTCACCGGCGCCCTCCAGGACCGGGGGCGCGCGGTCGTGATCGGCTCCCGCACCTTCGGCAAGGGCTCCGTCCAGATGCCGACGAACCTGCCCGACGGCTCGGTGGCCGAGCTGACCGTGGGCCACTACCGCACCCCGTCGGGGCACGCGGTCGACGGCCGGGGCATCACACCGGACCTGGAGGCGGGGGACAGCGTCCTGCGGCGCGCCGAGACGGTTCTCGCCGGCCTGGGCGACGCCGATTAA
- a CDS encoding CGNR zinc finger domain-containing protein — protein sequence MALRFDAGRVCLDLLATGHPREQLVSVGALCAWIQGAGIVPAGTALEHADASWLGRFREVRGHVQQLVRPGGGDTAAYRRALVRVNDLAAAAPPAPRAVRRQGGDLVRELAAPPGPAALLALLARDAVELITDPVARAAVRECEGDNCSLVYLDTSRGRRRRWCSSEVCGNRERVARHRRRATLAARA from the coding sequence ATGGCGCTGCGGTTCGATGCCGGACGGGTTTGTCTGGATCTTCTGGCCACCGGCCACCCCCGCGAACAGCTGGTTTCCGTCGGCGCGCTGTGCGCGTGGATACAGGGGGCGGGGATCGTCCCGGCCGGGACCGCGCTGGAGCACGCCGACGCCTCCTGGCTCGGGCGGTTCCGGGAAGTGCGGGGCCACGTCCAGCAGTTGGTGCGGCCCGGCGGCGGGGACACCGCGGCGTACCGGCGGGCCCTCGTCCGGGTCAACGACCTGGCCGCGGCCGCGCCCCCCGCCCCCCGCGCGGTGCGCCGCCAAGGTGGGGATCTCGTAAGAGAACTCGCCGCGCCACCCGGGCCCGCCGCGCTGCTCGCCCTCCTCGCCCGGGACGCCGTGGAGCTGATCACCGATCCCGTCGCGCGGGCCGCCGTGCGGGAGTGCGAGGGGGACAACTGTTCGCTCGTCTATCTGGACACCTCCCGGGGCAGGCGCCGCCGCTGGTGCTCCAGCGAGGTCTGCGGCAACCGGGAGCGGGTCGCCCGGCACCGGCGGCGGGCCACCCTGGCCGCCCGTGCCTGA
- a CDS encoding HelD family protein, whose product MAAQVQHSAVGSVQDAHDSARDREISVEQAHLDRVYRRLEEKIHEAEFLMNDAAKRGQVGTPGALAERDAQVFRAGIHLNRLNNEFEDFLFGRIDLLLGKDGKKGPDGAYTAVEPAEGAVREDNTADIAETLHIGRIGVLDAEYAPLVIDWRAPAAAPFYRATPVEPGRVVRRRVIRSKGRRVLGVEDDLMRPELTARLDGRELAVIGDGALMAALGQARGHTMRDIVSSIQAEQDLVIRAPAASITYVEGGPGTGKTAVALHRAAYLLYQDRRRYAGGILIVSPTPLLVAYTEGVLPSLGEEGQVAIRAIGSLVDGAEATLYDSPSVARAKGSHRMLKVLRKAARGALELGPAACAGHKDDDTEGPRALDGTPTRLRVVAFGRRLELEAEELDRIRRTALGGTAPVNLLRPRARKLLLDALWEKSGAGTRHTDPELAAELRSSFDEDITTEDAFIGFLDAWWPELTPARVLDAMADEKRLGRWARRILNPGEVRKVARSLKRDGRSVHDIALLDELQAILGVPARPRRKRELDPLDQLTGLEELMPVREESQRERAERLAQERTEYAHVIVDEAQDLTPMQWRMIGRRGRHATWTVVGDPAQSSWSDPDEAAEARDEALGSRPRRRFRLTVNYRNPAEIAELAARVLALAMPGSESPTAVRSTGVEPRFTVVGESLEATVRAEAERLLGLVDGTVGVVVAMNRREEARRWLAGLGDRVVALGSLEAKGLEYDATVVVSPAEIADESPAGLRVLYVALTRATQQLTVVSGERDEPDAAGVPDLLRD is encoded by the coding sequence GTGGCCGCTCAGGTTCAGCATTCCGCGGTCGGCTCGGTACAGGACGCACACGATTCCGCCCGTGACCGAGAGATCAGCGTCGAACAGGCACACCTGGACCGGGTGTACCGGCGGCTCGAGGAGAAGATCCACGAGGCCGAGTTCCTGATGAACGACGCGGCCAAGCGCGGCCAGGTCGGCACCCCCGGCGCGCTCGCCGAGCGGGACGCGCAGGTCTTCCGCGCCGGCATCCACCTCAACCGGCTCAACAACGAGTTCGAGGACTTCCTGTTCGGGCGGATCGACCTGCTGCTCGGGAAGGACGGCAAGAAGGGGCCCGACGGGGCCTACACGGCGGTGGAGCCGGCCGAGGGGGCCGTGCGCGAGGACAACACCGCCGACATCGCCGAGACCCTGCACATCGGGCGGATCGGCGTGCTGGACGCCGAGTACGCGCCCCTCGTCATCGACTGGCGCGCGCCCGCCGCCGCGCCCTTCTACCGGGCCACCCCCGTGGAGCCCGGACGGGTGGTGCGCCGGCGCGTCATCCGGTCCAAGGGGCGCCGGGTGCTCGGCGTCGAGGACGACCTGATGAGGCCCGAGCTGACCGCCCGCCTCGACGGCCGGGAGCTGGCCGTCATCGGCGACGGCGCCCTGATGGCCGCCCTCGGGCAGGCCCGCGGCCACACCATGCGGGACATCGTCTCCTCGATCCAGGCCGAGCAAGACCTCGTGATCCGGGCTCCCGCCGCCTCCATCACCTACGTCGAGGGCGGCCCCGGCACCGGGAAGACCGCCGTCGCGCTGCACCGCGCCGCCTACCTGCTGTACCAGGACCGGCGGCGGTACGCCGGGGGCATCCTGATCGTCTCGCCGACCCCGCTGCTCGTCGCCTACACCGAGGGCGTGCTGCCCTCGCTCGGCGAGGAGGGGCAGGTCGCGATCCGGGCGATCGGTTCGCTGGTCGACGGCGCGGAGGCGACGCTGTACGACTCGCCGTCCGTGGCCCGGGCCAAGGGGTCCCACCGGATGCTGAAGGTGCTGCGGAAGGCCGCCCGGGGCGCCCTGGAGCTGGGGCCGGCCGCTTGCGCGGGGCACAAGGACGACGACACCGAGGGGCCGCGCGCCCTCGACGGCACCCCGACCCGCCTGCGTGTCGTCGCCTTCGGGCGCCGGCTCGAACTGGAGGCCGAGGAGCTGGACCGGATCCGCCGTACCGCCCTCGGCGGCACCGCGCCCGTCAACCTGCTGCGTCCGCGCGCCCGCAAGCTGCTGCTGGACGCCCTGTGGGAGAAGTCCGGGGCCGGCACCCGGCACACCGACCCGGAGCTGGCCGCCGAGCTGCGGTCGTCGTTCGACGAGGACATCACGACCGAGGACGCCTTCATCGGCTTCCTCGACGCGTGGTGGCCGGAGCTGACCCCGGCGCGGGTGCTGGACGCGATGGCCGACGAGAAGCGGCTGGGCCGCTGGGCGCGCAGGATCCTCAACCCGGGAGAGGTGCGCAAGGTGGCCCGCTCGCTGAAGCGGGACGGCCGCTCGGTGCACGACATCGCGCTGCTGGACGAGTTGCAGGCGATCCTCGGCGTCCCGGCGCGGCCCCGCAGGAAGCGCGAGCTCGACCCGCTGGACCAGCTCACCGGCCTGGAGGAGCTGATGCCGGTGCGCGAGGAGAGCCAGCGGGAGCGGGCCGAGCGGCTGGCGCAGGAGCGCACCGAGTACGCGCACGTGATCGTGGACGAGGCGCAGGACCTCACGCCGATGCAGTGGCGGATGATCGGCCGGCGCGGCCGGCACGCCACCTGGACGGTGGTCGGGGACCCGGCGCAGTCGTCCTGGTCCGACCCGGACGAGGCGGCCGAGGCCCGTGACGAGGCCCTGGGCAGCCGCCCCCGGCGCCGCTTCCGGCTGACGGTGAACTACCGGAACCCGGCGGAGATCGCCGAGCTGGCCGCCCGGGTGCTCGCGCTCGCGATGCCCGGCTCCGAGTCGCCCACGGCCGTGCGGTCCACCGGTGTCGAGCCGCGCTTCACCGTCGTGGGGGAGTCCCTGGAGGCCACCGTGCGGGCCGAGGCCGAGCGGCTGCTCGGGCTGGTGGACGGCACCGTCGGCGTGGTCGTCGCGATGAACCGGCGCGAGGAGGCGAGACGCTGGCTGGCCGGGCTCGGCGACCGGGTGGTGGCGCTCGGCAGCCTGGAGGCCAAGGGCCTGGAGTACGACGCCACGGTGGTCGTCTCGCCCGCGGAGATCGCGGACGAGTCCCCGGCCGGGCTGCGCGTGCTCTACGTGGCGCTGACCCGGGCCACCCAGCAGCTCACGGTGGTCTCCGGGGAACGGGACGAACCGGACGCGGCCGGGGTGCCGGACCTGCTGCGGGACTGA